From the genome of Nicotiana sylvestris chromosome 1, ASM39365v2, whole genome shotgun sequence:
GTTTTGGCCAGCCTTCCAtacatctgaaggaccatgtccttccaacctTGCAACTGTAACTACTCCAGCAGCATTAACATTTTTTCCTCCTCCAAGTCCCTGAGGAGTCTGCCTTTCAAGATAGTTCTCTTTCCCAATTTAACCATCATGTCCTTCTCAGCATTAGAATCTTCTTATTCTTCCTCTCCACTCCATTCTTCTTCCTCCACAATTTTCACTTTTCTTGATTTCACATCAGACCTGGTTCTTTTGTCCAAAGTGGATGGTTCAGCGGACTGTGTCTTTGAAACAAACTTCTTTGTGGAAGTCTTGGCTTTCTTATACTTAGGAGCCACAACCTCCACTTCTTTTGTCTCATCTTCATCCCGAAGGACCAGGTCCATCTCATCAATTTCAATAGCCTCAATAGGCTCAACCACCTTCTTCTTTCCCTTAGCAACAACTTTTctcttactttcttctaaggcCTTTTCCAGTTCAACCTCACTCTGTTTCTTCTGGCTCCTTGTGGCTCTTTCTCTTGTGGGAGGAATCTCTACAGGGATAGAAGAGGCAGCCTTCCTCTTCTTGTTTGCCCTAGCAGTACGGGTTTTAACTCTTGAACTTCCTTTCTACTTGGGATTGTAACTGTCAGTCACCCTTTTCAGTAGGTCTGCGAGGGTTTCCTGTTCATATGGAACAGGTTCATCAACATCCTTCCCTAGTCAAACAAACCCCTCAGCAGCTTCTCCAGACCTATTTCCCCCTATTTCTCTCACACTTTCCTTTTCTCCAGCAGATTCCTCACCCCAAACTACCATAGCACCTGATTCTTTAGTTAAGCCAACAGGAGTGGGTGAAGAATCAACCGCTCCTTTTTCCATACCCCTCATAGTACTCTGAGCACcctcactctctttttcttttctctttttatttttaccacCAACCCTTCCAGACTCAGTAGTTTCAACACCTGCCACAGTTCctaccagaacaaacctagtctcCAGATTTGTAGCAACCTCAGAAATAATTTGAGGAGTAAATTTAGGGCCGGACGTTACCTGTTCTGTCTTAGAAGGAACTGTTTCTTCCCCCTCAGTAGCAGATTTGAACGATTCATCATATTTTTGGGGTTCTTTTTCCCTACCCGCTTTtaatttttcatttattttcttgatCTGCTCTCCACCAACGACAACCTTGCAAGTCATCATTTTTTACCCTACTTTTCTTAGAGGTTGGCATGGTTGAAGGGGTGATAGAAAGTGTGGAAGTGATTTCCTTGGGTGGTGATGAAAGATTGTTAGAGATGTTAGCCATTTCTGTTCTTGGGTATGAAAGAAAGTGAGTTTGAGTGTGTTTGGAAGATGAGAGAAGGAGGAGAGTATTTTGACGGCTTGAAAAGTTTAAGCGGAAAAGACACTAAGCCTAGTCAATTTAAAGAGGAGTGTTTAATTGGGTAATGACAGTCTCTCAGAAGTTTAATCAAACTAAATTTCTGTTTTGAAAGGACGTTGGAGAGAGTCCCTAGAATCTAGGCACTTAATGCAGTTTGGACTCCTTTTTGAACGAAACTGCTTCATTTCATAACGGATAAGTTCAAAAGGAGTTATGATTAAATGGGACCCTTCTCTTAATCACGATCCAAATATAACTATTTCAAATTATGCAGAGTGGAGAATACGTACCAAGTaatcttgatgaaccaggttcttcactgagAAATATCTTGTGTAAGTTtgaattttccaagaaaatagaGATAATATCATTAGAAATTTAATGAGTCATTTTATCACATGTCACAAGAGTATACTAATGAAAGTATGAGACTGAACAAAATCTAATCTAATTATGTACAAAAATTTACAATTTTCTAACCAATTTTTGAGATAGAACAGATTCCTTTTAGGTGATATTAATCATCCCTAACTCAACCTATTCCTttcaaagtgatctctacttagAGGTTTTGTGAAGATGTCAGCTATTTGCTTGTCAATAGCACAAAATTCCATAGTGATCAAACCTTTCTaatagttgtccctcaaaaaatgATGCCTAACATCTACTTAGTTCTCTTATAGTGAACCGGGTTCTTGGTCATACTAATTGCACTAGTATTATCACAGAAATGGGGATACAACCTTCATCAATTCCAAAATTCATTaattgttgtttgatccacaacaattgagcacaacatgaggCAGCAGCAACATACTCAACTTCAGTAGTAGATAAGGCTACAGAATTTTGCTTTTTGGTGGCCCAAGACACAAGACATGAGCCAAAAAGTGATCCATATCTGAGGTGCTCTTTTTATCCACAAGAAAatctgcataatcagcatcagcatatcccactaggttgaaattactacctttggaTACCATAGACAAAGGTCAGTGGTGCCTTTTAGGTATCTCAAGATCCTCTTGACAGCATTCAAgtgagactcctttggatttgcTTGAAATCTAGCACAAAGGCCTACACTGAAgacaatgtcaggtctgctagaaGTGAGATATAACAAAGAgccaatcattcccctatacaacttctgataaACAGATGAAGcaggttcatctatatccaattttGTGTCTGTTGCAATAGAagtgtcaatttctttggaatcttccattttaaaccttttaagcAACTCATTTACATGCTTTTGTTGATGGATCATAGTTCTATTTGAATTTTGTTTAATCTGTAAAcctaaaaagaaattaagctcactcatcatactcatttcaaattcactccccattagTTTAGCAAATCTTTGCTTAGCTTATCAGTGGTTGCTCCAAAGATTATATCATCAATGTATATATCAACTACCAAGagatctttacatttttccttcaagaataaggtgttgtcaattttacctctcttgtagccatgcTCAAGCAGGAACTTTGATAatctttcataccatgctcttggagcCTGCTTGAGCCTATAAAGTGCCTTGTCAAGCTTGTACACATGATTAGGACATTCCTTGCTTTCAAAGCTCAGAGGTTGCTTAACAAACACTTCTTTATTTAGATAACCATTGAGGAAGGTactcttgacatccatctgatggagagtgaattccatgtaagTAGCAAAGGCTATACAGAGCCTAATTActtccaatcttgtaactggagcaaaagtctcatcatagtcCATGCCCTCCTCTTGACTATATCCTTGAaccaccaatcttgccttgttccttgtaactgttctattttcatcaagtttgtttctgaagacccatttagtgccaattaatgatctgtccttgggtcttggtacTAGATGTCAAAGTTGACTTTTCTTaaattggttgagttcatcttgcattgcattcacccagtttgcatcctgcaaagcctcagcaACATtgttaggttcaataagagatagaaaAGCATTAAAAGCACAAAGATTCTTCAAATAAGATCTGGTTTTGATTCCAGgggttggatcagtaattatgttctcaatgggatgacaACTTTGGTATTTGTAAGATTTCACAACCAGGTGGTTTCCCCAAGATGTTCCTTCAATGTTTTGTTGCTGGGGAATAGGTTCATAGACAGGTTCCCTCGATGTTTGAGGATTAGTtcctctttgttcagttccccttGTGATGTTTCCCTAGGTAGAaaaacctgttccatcacctgttccttcctcTACTACAGCTTCAGTCTGGGTTGTGGATTCATTGAATTTCTTACCAGCCCAattgcttcatcttcatgttcctgcctctcagaaagaatgttagtttcatcaaaaactacatgtacactttcttctatacacatagttcttttgttatagatcttataagctttactatatgaagaatatcccaagaataatctctcatcacttctgggatcaaattTACTTAGGGAGTCTTTACCATTGTTGTGCACAAAGCAATAGCATCCAAATGctctaagatgggatatatttgacTTTCtctctttaagtaactcataagAAGTCTTCtcaacaagaggtctagtcatgcacctatttatgatgtaacatgcagtgttcacagcttctgcccagaaactatggggcagtttactagaaagaagcatagtcctagccatttcttccaatgttatattctttctttcaactactccattttgttgtggagtcctaggAGCAGAAACATTATGATCTATGTCATGCTCATCATAAAATTCAGCAAATTTAGCATTTTTAAATTCAgtaccatgatcagacctaattaaTGCAAGTTGATAacctagttgtttttgagtttttctaacaaaagaagtaaatatgtcaaatgcttcatctttagatgttagaaatagtgtccaagtaaacctagagtaatcatcaacaagcaccataacATATCTCTTATCACCTCTACTCAAGGCTCTTATTAGTCCACAAacatccatatggaccagttccatcgttctggtggtacttaccattttcttgcttttgaaagaggatcttacctgcttcccccttgcacaagcctcacaaactttgtcttccttgaattTAATGTTAGGCAGTcttatcaccaagtccttggagactagtttgttgagttgacttagactggcatgtccaagtcttttgtgccaaaggaggggattATTATCCAGCACACTTAAACAAGTGAGTTCATTATCTGAGAGTATGGATAGATCCACAATATATAGTGTTCACTCTTTTTTCCTGCAAAACTATCTTGTCAGTgataaggttaatcacaaagcattttgtAGAGGTGAATGCAACCAtgttacctctatcacacaattGTGATACACTTATTAGACTGTACTTCACTCTATCAATTaggtagacattctcaatagaatGAGAGTCAGTCTTACTTacttttccaaccccaatgatctcacctttcttcccatttccaagggagacattacctcctttaaggtcctcaagtgaaaggaactggttcttacttCCTATCATATGCTTTGATCAGccgctatccatgtaccatatttagTTGCTTCCCTTCACTTGACCTTTAAAAGGAAattaggggttagtcttaggaatccAAACTAGGTTGgatccctttctataggcaaaaggaaGAAccaaattctttttagcccagcttggcagcctatttttctcttgaacaaattctttgttcttTGAACATGCATTTTCTTTTGCAGTGCATTCATTtttatagtgaccagttttaccacagtgtgtgcaaattttattatcaggaagtgtgaggtacttgcttttgggatcccacttggGTGCAGGTTTCCCAaagccaagtcctcttttgtttctactatggtgttcttgtagccatgaaagtgcatcggaGGACCTTCTCCATTTACAAGTTCTGTCTAGCTCATGCTTGACCTTGCTCAGATCTTCCTTTAGAattcttatctgctcatcttttttgtacaactcatctttcatttttcctatattttcttctaaagtgagttgtgtgtgatTAGCTGTCTctttacctgttcctaatttcaattttagattttcatATCTAAGCTCTAGGACAGTAGTGTCAAGTtcatgaacctggttcttcaacacagcattttcactttcagtttcacaAGCCCTAAGTTCCAggtttttgcacttagcttttaAAACTACACTCTTTTGATAGttgttccttttcattgtttatATCCTCAGATTCATCAATTAGCTCTAGGAGCAACTCAAATAACCTTTCCTTAgaaaaaaatttaatcttgtctttgagatgagaAACACTTACCTCAGCTTCTTCATCAGATTCTCCAATAGCCATAAGTGCtcgttcatcatcatcatcatcatctgagCTATCTCTCCAAGCAGCGACTATAGACTTTTTTGATCCTTTGCTATTGCTTttcttgggttgaacct
Proteins encoded in this window:
- the LOC138869762 gene encoding uncharacterized protein, translating into MMTCKVVVGGEQIKKINEKLKAGREKEPQKYDESFKSATEGEETVPSKTEQVTSGPKFTPQIISEVATNLETRFVLVGTVAGVETTESGRVGGKNKKRKEKESEGAQSTMRGMEKGAVDSSPTPVGLTKESGAMVVWGEESAGEKESVREIGGNRSGEAAEGANKKRKAASSIPVEIPPTRERATRSQKKQSEVELEKALEESKRKVVAKGKKKVVEPIEAIEIDEMDLVLRDEDETKEVEVVAPKYKKAKTSTKKFVSKTQSAEPSTLDKRTRSDVKSRKVKIVEEEEWSGEEE
- the LOC138869770 gene encoding uncharacterized mitochondrial protein AtMg00810-like, with the translated sequence MGSEFEMSMMSELNFFLGLQIKQNSNRTMIHQQKHVNELLKRFKMEDSKEIDTSIATDTKLDIDEPASSVYQKLYRGMIGSLLYLTSSRPDIVFSVGLCARFQANPKESHLNAVKRILRYLKGTTDLCLWYPKVVIST